The Aedes albopictus strain Foshan chromosome 2, AalbF5, whole genome shotgun sequence region catttggtacgtgggtgaatctttttggaccacagcttcttctggagcccgacttccgctgatgatgcgtcttcgaatttcacgactcacgttgttgtcagccgtcagtaaggatccgaggtagacgaattcctccaccacctcgaaggtatccacgtctatcgtaacattatttCCCAAacgaatccggtcgtgttcggttccgcctaccagcatgtactttgtttttgaggcattcaccaccagtcccaccattgctgcttcgcgtttcaggctgtaacagctctgccaccgttacaaatgttctggcaataatgttcatgtcgtccgcaaagcacacaaattgaccggattttgtgaaaatctttccccggctgttgagcccgacttgTCCCATCAGACCTtacagagcaatgttgaagagaaggcatgagagtccgtaaccttgtcgcagtccccggcgagattcgaatgaactggatagttcacccgaaacccttacgcatttttgcacaccgtccgtcgttgctttaatcagtctagtcagcttcccaggaaagccgtttttgtccatgattctccatagctcagcgtggtcgatactatcgtatgtcgctttaaagtcgatgaacaggtgacgcattgggacctggtattcacggcatttctggagaatttgccgtacggtaaagatctgatccgttgtcgaccggccgttgatgaagccgtcttgataacttcctacgaactcattcgttttaggtgacagacgacggaagatgatctgggatagcactttgtaggcagcattcaaaatagtgatcgctctgaagttctcttattccaaatggtcgcctttcttgtgaaagcggcagattaccccttccttccactcctccgtcagccgtcagacaggtggccaacttttctgggcccatcttgataagttcagttgcgataccatcctttgttgattttgagctgatgaatggcattactaatgtcgaattcgtttatttgcaccgcctgcaccgctttgccaccgggtgtagcaaacttgcaccgaaaccgttcgtttattcgcaggtactgttccgttttgacactcgattggcaccggtgcaagaaaatgctacacccagattGAGCTCGGTGTAGCACACTGGTTCCCAAccagtggtccgcggccccctggggggccgtgaagccaatctagaggggccgcgatgttaccaaaaaaaaattaaaaattttaattctattttgtgcaaattataccaatttttaattttctatacCATCACcttcaaaagccacaatttgaggaacaaattttcagtataaaacaccttcagaagaaaaatttttcggctgcgccgctatttttcagctatgactCAAATTAAATGTACATACATGACATCATTTTACGAAATGTTAGtatcgaataaaaaaaatatcattgatcgtcaaaaatccctcccacagtaagtttctgtcactgtaccaaaaaaaacggtttcgttcatttaattcatttttttttctaaaaaatttcattgggccgcagatgttttgacaattcttaaagggggtcgctacctcaaaaaggttgggaacccctggtgtagcaggtacaaagctagttttaccaatacatgcatatcgctgagcttgtatcgtggttttgttttggtaggaatgatgattttttttttcggcgtTAGGTAAATCATTTTCTtggattatttgtttattttgagatgttttgtTTCCAAACAGCGAATctgtgcatttaaaaaatatttaaacttgatcggctttcaacttctgaggaatcttcaaaatgtATTGGTGAAATGAAATTCAAAGAGTTGCTACAACGTACATTTTTCCCATCACTATTTTTTGTTATTGCAAATATGAGGATGTATTTCAATCAGGGGAAAtaacacttcctttgctaaccgaaaAAATGcgtatttatccgttgctaaccgtcgttaatcgcgtctaagcagcagttagcagcggttagcgacggttaggaatgtATAAACGCGGATTTTACAGTTAGAaaaagatatgtcattccccttgattttaatgagaaatatgaaatatttttaacATTAGAATTTTCGGTCCTTGGGTGATCtgttatttatgaaaaaaaatgacgtaataaaattttgataagccgggaaaagaataaaaaatttttaattcaaattggactaaaatattgcttaagtaacattttgtggctacagaaaatttcgaaaaccgtaaattctattttttccaattacagcaaatatttaatttttcaaaTACATTGAAAGTCGAACAAATGCCACAAAAAGATGGTTGAAGCGTTattaaaatgagttgcataactTTATGTTTTAAAAAGCAATAAACTTTTTTTAAGTTGTAGCTAaccgttttctattgaactgcctttaacacTTTAAGTATTAAATTTGTGTACCTAGGTCGTTTAAAATTGTATGTTAGCATTTTTTTATTGGCCAACGGAAATGTTTAAACTCTGTAAATTTGCTTTTAATTGCAAAAGAGTATTAAAACATTGGATAATAATTTTCAAGTATCATTGATCCACAGACAATTgatcattacaagtttatcatgtacaagtggattactgaaaacttttaaaattgtttaattgGATATCGAAAGTAAAAAATAcatataaataaattgaaataatttaGTACATCACTGAATCATgcaaacattgattatgtttattttcgatatttttcattattttcattgacgctctcacgcgctcttactaataccatcataagctgtcaacaaattgcaccgaaaccgttcgtttttccggtgtcaattgctacaccggtgcagtgcacagtcgggaataaacgaattcgacataacttccctcagcgtgagagttggttcatttccgtcctccactacactggcgttgtcgtttcctccgttgccgtggtctcccgtgcctacgttctcaatGTCAttaaggtgctgatcgaagtgctgcttccacgtccaccattcgatcacctcacgtccttcCGCCAGGagccctccgtccttatccctgcattttTCGGCTCGCTTGTACaaagccgttgcgagatgcgttgagcttctggatgAACTGACGTGcctcttgggaacggcacagcagttccatttcttcgcactccgctttttccaagcgcgctttttcttccgaatgatttctgtgatttctccagtttcccccccagaggaagcacattttcggtgcactcgtgcaGCCCACGCATTGTATCACAAGCAAAAAGTGATTATCTCTAATGAAAGTCTACACTGAGCCAACTCTCCCGATCACAGTTATATGTCAGTCctatattactgcactattggaagagttatatgcgacgcatgtggtatgactctcagaTCGCCATCATATTGTTATATGTCttgcattttgcttctatcatgTGGGCTAGGTGCGCCAATGTATGtgcaactccaataatatccttcacattttgaaaaaaagtttcctcAGGCTGGAGCGGGAGTCGAACTCACAACGTCTGAATGaccgacgccgctagccgcacgaccacgaagctcacttACTGGAATTGCGAAATTATGCAAAACGTATTCcactttatctgccaatgttgcttttccacccggccaaagttatatgcacagctaatgtatcgatcgtgttatgtgcatataactccgatatgcgcaagtgtCATTGAGTTTTATTAGAAGGCTTTTTATTTGCAACTGTTTATGGTATGATACGTATAATGATTCATTTGaagtgaacgtgtcagactaggGGTACAATGTATGTGTAGTGTCTGATAAAATAagctcttagaattatttcagtgtagttATCGTAGAATTGCCAAACCCAATAATATTTCGAATTATTATTcataaaatcacagacaaacagacgtaactcttaaaggaaattcctcaaaaacttttgccGGTGACTTTTTAATgtgcacactgccacctgttggtagaaccgcgcgcaacactgtcggccatgatggattttcatttgacgtttgtctaacacgcacactactaaacaaagcgcctgtaattttcgtttgcatcattcagcaacgtgtacactggcaaacgtcaaagccatcaagcactagcgcctctggtagaAGAACCGCGcatttgaaatttgaattgatcgttaaatgcatgaggcgagtcgttttgaagagtgttacgtctgtttgtctgtgataaaattatcaaatttacgtaATTCGTGCTTGAAGAatgttatcttgaattgaaccatttgtaatctagatATTACGTGGGCGAGCTTTTAGTGTTCGCCAACAGAGTGCGTTAATGGCTGCTTTGTTGACTCTAGGAGGATGGAAGATCCCAAATTTAGTtttcaaattcctgaagaattccaaacattctgagttgaaatttcactgcctaatgaaaacgAGTTATGAGAATGAGCAGATCCATGTGGTTATTTATTGTATAGCATAAAGTTAGCTGTTTTGTGAATTGTTCGAGCTgccgccgccagtagttcaaagctggattaaggagaaacatcagtgCATTTTGGGCTGGGTCCCCCAATGTCAGTTTTGGGCTACTTGCTCGGTTGCGTTATCACTAAATCACGTGGCAACATCATGCGCCCAACCTCCTTCTTTCTGTGTTATTCACTGGGCGCGCAATTTTTCTGCACGGGCAAAACCGAATCATTAATATTGGCACTGATTTATTCCGTCGTATCCAGAAGTGCCACCATTCTCATCGATGGACCACTAGCGCGACCATCCACTCCGTACGGCGACGTTTATAACTGACCACTAAATGTTTTCCAATTGACCCGGGATCACCTTTGCCGCGCTCGGTCTGAACTCGATTGATCGTCGTTTGTTGCTTGCACTAATTTAATTATCGATGTTGAACTGTGTCTGATTCGCTTTTCTCCGTCTCGTTTCAGCCAACTACCGGTATCAACGTTTCAGAATCTAGCAAGGTTAGAGTACTTTAGTGCAGCGGAAAACCGTCTCGAGGAGATACCGGCGGACATGTTCCAACATATGCCGAACGTTGGGACGTTGGATTTCGCCAAAGGGAATCTACGGTTCATCAACGGGGACACGTTCAAGCAGTTGCAAAACCTGAGGCATCTGATCGTGGCGTCAAATTTGCTACAGCGAATCGATACTGACGCCTTGCCTCGGACGTTGATCTCGCTACACTATGGACACAACAACCTGACATCGCTGAATGGCACCCTACGACACTTGGACGAGCTTAAGTTGCTGTTCATCAACGACAACCATTTGACTTCGCTGGATGATGAACTTCCTTTGGCTTCCCCGAACTTGATTACCATCTTTGCACAAAACAACAAAATTGATCACTTGCCGGTTGAGATCAAGTATCTGAAGAATTTGGACTCACTGTTTATCAACAGCAACGAATTGCAGTCTTTCGATGGTCTCTTGTCGCGATCAGCTCATCTCACAAAACTGGTAGCCGTTGATAACAAAATCACCCACTTGAGAAAAGACGAGTTCTCTGAAGCTGAGCGACTAGAAGATCTTCAACTATCCGAGAACAGGCTTACCAGTCTGAACGGATCATTGCTGAACATGAAAGGCTTGATCATGGCTAATTTCAGCTTCAATCGCTTGAATGAATTCTCGCTTCAAGAAGTGCAGGGACTCCGAAAGTTGAGAATTTTAGATCTGTCCTACAATCGGATAGAAAAGCTTCTCGGACGAATGGAAAATCTCGTAGACTCTGGATCGATCATCTACGAACTGCGGTTGCAGCACAATCTAATCAAATCGCTTGACGGCACGCTGATGGGGCTGAACAATTTGAAGATACTGAACGTGGCCCACAACAAGCTGGAGGTGATTACGCCCGATGATCTGATTGGAATGGAAAATTTGGAACATCTGGATCTGTCGTTTAACAAGctgaaaacactggaggaactgtCCAAGGTAAGGTTCACGAAGAAAAtaactacactagtttacaaaataaaacaaaaatcataaGCTACTATCAACGACAAATTTTTCACGCATTATCAATATCAAGGGCTGATTTCAGAATCGAACCTTACTAAATTTGAAGTAAAACAGTTTTTGAGTAATAGGGAAATGTATTCTCGGCAACTTTGTCCTCTTTGtcactggtttttttttttaatctattggGCTTAAATTTACGGCACATCTtccccaactaagctgaattgtaCGACCAAGTTTCAAGAAATTATGTTTTTGAAAAGTGTCCTCTGAACGCTCCTGACACACTTTTGAACATCCCTCATACCTCCTGAAaatcccctgagacctcctgaagctCATCTGGAAATCCCCTAAATCCCtctaaaacgctcctgagacaCCCTTAGACGTCCTGATATGGCTATGGAAgccccttaaggacagacttgttagaatctaaaaatggtcgccacaatggccgactttggcacctactcacgatttcgagagcacaaatctctttgtaaacaaaaccagcgcatctgatctctttattttaagcttattacaagtgagcaagaacagaataataaaatgcactgttgtgtgaagcttgcttcttgagattgtgcgtttgaagttttgattcaACTGCTTCACTGTtcaagcgggatgtcaagacgtttgtccttaaaatctTCAGAAACTCTGTGAGTtcctctgaaacgctttgaaaacaGCTTCAAACGCACAAAACACTACCTGGAATCCCGTAAGACTCCCCGAAACACGCCTAAGACCTCCTAAAGTACCCATGACACCcactgaaacacccttgaaatccaCTGTAACCTCCGTTTTCGTAAACctcttgaaatgctcctgaggcCTCTGAAATGACCCTGTAACATTCTTAGGCgttctgaaacgcctttgaaaaccCCATATAAGCCCCTGTCCTAAAGCCTGCTGAAATGCTCTtgaatctctcagaattccatcTAAAACCCACCTATGGATACCTTAAAACTCCAATGACTCCTTGAAACCCCAGAATTACTTGAAAACTctaaaaaccccttgaaaccctccTTGAACCACCTGGAATCTCCTTTGAAATCCCCTTTCAAGACCCCctagtttgtttatttgtttctACTTTCCTCAGACCTTCCTGAGACCTCCTTTTGACTCTCCCCCTTAAACGTCCCCATCTGCGGTTGCTATTAATACCGTCATTAGGATACGTCCAGATACAGGCCCAGGGAACATCTAGGCCACgcaaaaaaaagtcgaaaaacttttcgtaaaggaaattttcttggctTCCttaagcatagagtatcttcgtgcctgccacgatGGTCATGGCAAgtcaaagtggtcattggcagagtaaGCTTTTCTTCGAGTTACGTTCGAGAGTGGATTCGATCGTAAACAATAATGAGAGTGAATAACTGCGAACCTGCTCATACAACACTAAGCAAAGGAGCAGACTTTGTCCTACTTACGCCATAAACACGTATTTTATAAAAAAGCTAAGGTTGAAATTGCGAAAACAAATTCATGTGCCAATCGAATCTACGACTTACAATGCGCTAGACGGGCACTTCTttcgaaaaaaataagaaaaaagaatttcgaagaatttctttaagaaattacaggagataaaaattttgtttttgactTCATACACTAAAAAACTGGATAAATATCATATGAATTTCTAAACAATTGCCGggtgaattttcaagaaattgcctgatgaatttctaaaaaaatccttaaggaatgacCGGAGGAACTGTTAAATAAACTGgccaaataaactcctgaagcaaattccctggagaatttcGAATGAATTCTCAAAAGCATTGTCGGTTGTTTTCTTAATTggttcaagaggaatctctaaaaaaaaatcggagaaactgtaggagaaatttcttctttccccaagctacggagccacacTCTGAAggcgtttagcgtcatggtgtcttcgagaaagtttttgacTATGATAagaagcttcttttgaactaaTGAGAAAAATGAGCAATTTCCCTAAAATTGAAATTGGTTGATGTCTTAACAaaggttgtagaaaatgttgcttgaagcaactttgccaaatacgCCAACTTCGTAACTCCCTGTGTAACCGCTGTagtaatttctttgggaagtCATATAACAacttttttaaagatttcctgtagattttttttaaatagctctagcATTTTCCTTAGCAATTCATATTtgatttttgaaggcattccttcGGCATAAAAAACCCTCTGGCATTTtttagcaattcctttagaaattcaatttTTAACTTTTCCGGATTTCCCCTTATAAATTATTTCGGTAATTCCATTACAAATTTCTCCGGCAATACTATGTTTatagtggaacattacaaatgcgtaataaacatCACACGTGGACGAATACACAACACAAACATATATTTAACAAAAGTGGATAACAAAGCactggatgacgaggtttcattattgtttttAGTCCAtcagcagagtttaaaattttcattttcaatgagtgatacactgaacgaaaaccccggCCGTGCaaagaatgattcttcattcaacACGATACAAATCCGTAGAATCTGACAtttgaatgattacagaacaggATGAATTAACTGTATCCTACTGGATGAAAATCATCCTGTTATGAAATTATTATTGGCACAAATTATAAATAATTTTCTGGTCAGGGTTTGTTGTGATTGATTATCATCACAAAATCATGTGAAAGCGTATTCATCTGCGTCTCAGACCAAAAATCATCCAATTTCAGGTCAACTTCTGTCAGTCATTCCAAATGAAATGGCGGAGTTGAACTTTGCGTGAATTTGTCGAGGAATTTATTGTCTCCGGAAGGATctcttaaaaaaataaacaaatgagggggttagaagcaaaggggagtaagtgacaaaaacccactttcgagtaaatgaggtttaaagtttttgaccaatttttcatcccatacaaaatgtatggagtttcaaaataaacccaattttcttcgatttattgtaatttttccaatcatcgcatcgtagaaacaatcttaaaaaagtttctgaaagcttgaaatcttaaGAACTCTATgacatgctcagctcaaaatcgacaaaatggtcacttacacccctttgattctgggtccCTCAAATAATGAAATATGGAAGGTAAGAATAAATTATTTAAGTTCCTTAGTCCCTCATAGGGCTTTTCAAACAAGATTTGTTTTTATTCACAGACTACTCAGAATCGCAACGCGTGTATCGGATCCAGACACAAACGATACGAAATCCATGGTTTGAAGTTTAGTTTTAAATCGAATTGTCCTGTGTTTATACCTAGGTTATACGGAAAAgttaataaatttataaaattttatccATATTAGTTTCAATTTCCATTCAAAACAAGTTTTTAATAATAACCAAGATAATAACAAACTCTGTAATGAATCAAAGCCAGAAAAAAGAATGAATATCATACATTTACAGGCTTCTCAAAAGATAACGAAAATCATCCTTTTTTGGGTTGACCATCATtcacactgttttgattttgaaggAGGTTCGTGAAATCATCCGAACCTTGTCTGaaaataggcatggggctcggatgaggcaaaaatcattcaatgcatggcgggggttttcgttcagtgtattcaacgtgaatttcaaaaattctcaactgagggatcaaaataaaattcattttggtgaatgaataggtgaaaaaactattcattcatttttctgtcactgacaattttcactgataaatataactagaccgtaactcccgattatacttccaatcaccccaaaacttgtgtatagaagttaattagaatattgattatgttctctatttgtccattaagtcggattgtgcgtctgttaacagaaattggacatcttACAACGTGcggaaaaatattcgtgacagagaattgaatgaaaaaagaaaggcatttagctgacaatgaatgtggccaaaaacgaatgaaaaaatgagaatggcaatcttcactttcaatcttcaaattttttactctctgtccatcagtcaatcctgtaatcgtatttttttattggtgggttgccttttgttcgcagcgttagttgttttcatagcttgagttttgtctagaaaTTTATAATCCTACGGGGCATCTTGAATCTCGTTTTAATATGAGACGTCTGCACTTTGATGTCTATGTTAGGGAAGGGTCTATAAATATCTTCTAGTTAATCATTGCCCATTGCGAATTGAGACTGCTGAGATTTCATGATGCTCTATTACgccagagcactacaaatgcgATGGTTACGTTAACCTAAATTTAATTTGGGACAATATTGACAAGTTTATTTAGGACAGGtgatacaaaaataaaacttgtaataaatgTGTTTAgcaaatttctccggaatttttttttagaaatttctccgaaaattagttcagaaatatcgtcagcaatcttttgacatttttttctagtaatttcttttggagttcctacggattttttttcggaattccccCAGTAATGGCAGTTTCGTCTTTCAGACGGGTATCACGGTTCCAAATGATTTGCCAATTTTGCCCATGTTGTccaaagcaaacaaattgactggatttcaTAGAAATCGTATCTCAGCATTACACTTCCAAGGATGTTGAAATACAGGCATGAGCAGGCCCGGATTAGGGATTGTGGGGGGCCGGGGCCCGAGCAGTTATGGAGGACCCTCGGAGGTACACatgcgatgagcaatacagttttatttgtttttgagcAGTACATGAACCAACATTATTTTTTGTGGGggtccctaaaatgtgggggcccggggccctgaccTCCCCGGCCCCCCATTAGATCCGGCCATGGGCATGAGAGTCACATTCCCTGGCAAGATTTGAATGAACAGGGCAATTTACTGGAAACTATTGTACAGATTCAATTCAATTCACTATAGCCGTTGGCTAGTTCGTCTTACATTATGCAGATTTTTCACAGCGTCGATCGTTCGTTGGGGagtatccataaattacgtcacgccaaAATTGCCTATTTTCAAcctccctcccccctatgtcacactttttgtatgagacatcTAAAATTATTGTATGGGTTGTTACATTTTACTGAAACCAACCCCCCAGCCCCtctcccctaaaagcgtgacgtaagttatggacgttcccttggaGTTTCCAGGAAATCCGTTCCCATCCATACATTTCCATAACGCTTAGCGATCGATTTTGCGgtatgccgccttgaaatcaGTAACTAGGTAGTACATTGGAACCTGCTATTcaagacatttctggaagatttaccggcgaagatctggtccattgtttaCCAACCGTCAACAGAGCTGGCTTGTTAACTTCTCACGTACTCCTTATTTCCCACTCCTCCTGTCGTAGTTGCTCGGTTTCTTGACTATTAACCGGTGCAGATAGGTGGTCGACTTTTCTCGACCCATCTTAGCGAGTTCAATTGTGATACCATCTTTCAAAGTTGATTCGTTGGTTTTGAGCCGGTGCATGGCGCTTTACTTCCCCCATCGTGGGAGTTATgtagttcatttccgtcctctgctgcattgacgCAGTCATTTCTTTCGATGTCGTTATCACCTTGTATTTTATCTTCGTCATGCCGTTCACGTGGTCATCGAAGTGCtctttccacctttcaatcacctcatgtACATGTACATCCGTCAAGAGGTTCCAGGATTTTTAATATTGTTAAACACGACATGGACGTTGATGTGTTCATAACTATCGAAATTGATTAAATTAGTGATTGTATTTGATCAAACAGACAATTCTGGTATAGGACTAGAATTTGATGTTAAAATAATGTCTTCAGATTTCGATACCCAAAAGCGTACTGTATCAACATTTTAGAATTTAGTGTATGATGTTATCGTACAAATCTATAACAATGCCTTTTTCATATTTCCAGACCTTCCTTCCTTCGTTACAATCAGTGAATGCATCCTACAATCTGTTGACCACTATGGACAAAGACTTCCACGGATTGCCAGTCCTGTGCACGGCCGATTTATCGAACAACATGATCCGGGTGCTTTCGGTTGAACTGGTATCGCAGACACGATGCAGCAATCACGGAGTACCGAACAAGTTGGAAATATTCTTACAAGGTTCGTTACCAATCGTTTTATTTATGTAGCATAATAAACATTGAACATATTTGCAGAGAATCCTGTCCTTTGCGATGAATCTCTTCCGGAGTTGGTCTCCCAGATGGAATCGTATCACGCCCGGTTGATTGGAATCGCCCATTGTATCGTACCTCAGCAGATACCAATCGACTCGCCCATTTTTATGCAACCGCCAATTCCGTTGCTGAAGCCTTTGATGAAACCTCAGCTACCTATGGTTCCAGCCCCGGTCATGATTCAACAGCCTTCGATCGTTCAGATCCTCGTACCGGCCCCGTTGGTAGTACAGCCGCCAGCATTTGCAGATGCCGCAGCAGGACTGGTTCAACCCGTTCCGTCGGTGCAAGGCATTCAAGATCTCCAACAGCCTCCGGTTGCGTCTCCTCCGCAGATCACCCACATCCCACAGCAGCAGCCTTACGATGAGTTGAAATATGACGCCCAACCGGAACCGGTTGCCGAATCGGAAACCTATGCCCCTCCCCCGGAGGAAAATGACATCGCGAAGATCATCACGCCCACCAGTACGACAATGAAAACCATTCTCGAGTTCAAAAATATCATCCACGACACCTTCTCGGCGATACCGCCAGAAGTGTATCCCCTGCCGCTGGATAAGGCCCAGGGTCTTGCAACGGAACCGGAAGAACCTCCGGAAACGCAGCAAGACCAAGGCGTAGACGACGTAGATGAACATTGAGCGTTAGAAACAGTAGGTTACGTTTTTCCTTTTAGGTATTAAAACAAGCTTGCTTCAGGTTTGATCACAAAGCAAGCAAGCTAGATACAATTCCACACGC contains the following coding sequences:
- the LOC109425652 gene encoding insulin-like growth factor-binding protein complex acid labile subunit, whose amino-acid sequence is MATLLYTIIGMTASASLNCAVRREISPCTCSPHGFFANTIEVKCEQMESFHQVVDALQDRFTPDYNIWLTISHSQLLDMASQSFYEMNMNIKTLKMNFDNLSQLPVSTFQNLARLEYFSAAENRLEEIPADMFQHMPNVGTLDFAKGNLRFINGDTFKQLQNLRHLIVASNLLQRIDTDALPRTLISLHYGHNNLTSLNGTLRHLDELKLLFINDNHLTSLDDELPLASPNLITIFAQNNKIDHLPVEIKYLKNLDSLFINSNELQSFDGLLSRSAHLTKLVAVDNKITHLRKDEFSEAERLEDLQLSENRLTSLNGSLLNMKGLIMANFSFNRLNEFSLQEVQGLRKLRILDLSYNRIEKLLGRMENLVDSGSIIYELRLQHNLIKSLDGTLMGLNNLKILNVAHNKLEVITPDDLIGMENLEHLDLSFNKLKTLEELSKTFLPSLQSVNASYNLLTTMDKDFHGLPVLCTADLSNNMIRVLSVELVSQTRCSNHGVPNKLEIFLQENPVLCDESLPELVSQMESYHARLIGIAHCIVPQQIPIDSPIFMQPPIPLLKPLMKPQLPMVPAPVMIQQPSIVQILVPAPLVVQPPAFADAAAGLVQPVPSVQGIQDLQQPPVASPPQITHIPQQQPYDELKYDAQPEPVAESETYAPPPEENDIAKIITPTSTTMKTILEFKNIIHDTFSAIPPEVYPLPLDKAQGLATEPEEPPETQQDQGVDDVDEH